In one window of Anopheles stephensi strain Indian unplaced genomic scaffold, UCI_ANSTEP_V1.0 ucontig57, whole genome shotgun sequence DNA:
- the LOC118517156 gene encoding uncharacterized protein LOC118517156 isoform X3: MSEDFDIYADLDHIEKEARQESHELLTLRQHIKELEERVQAAEQEKTDIVRKNKILLENVSSLLLTAKAEIQRKDATISELRKQCDDAVFRRKFHTAKSASCETRFTQTPPTLSVECCERLQSKCIIDDGRDSSRNRDREHDRVRTSKVVPERDRSHGRDRTSDRDKERHRDQGWNCDRELDRYRDRDQERNRHRDRDRCHDGDRERDRERYRERHRKSLYDRHHSPKERRSSERSRFKETHSERSRETKEPNPHEARTRDKERRSCEKPAPYRHGRIEDDDRYRSNPRLSDVKQGCLDIDRRTPEFHDGIKHDKLTNAGLNHAAEQMQGKSTDIKLQGIASNEVEQPSTSKGLFRRISRDQNKSTLTVDTNSKASGIQVSDDSRKQTSEGANSTANTNKLDKKKDKHIKSSRKKSKFEPADDVQSGAGKEERRNELCQLKPTTNEQNPTTLTCERKVDRSKSSQDDTIPKHCMDKGHQPQESTSSTANKHAEPTALISATDALVGSKTDQRSSAKESDDLVLKSTSLDKACSSSAEASAEDACGTLVDLKRDKGEARSNKDIHLNAATNHGQDDNINALDDKKAKHNKSSKRKSKFEPADDVQCGAGKEEQRNELCQLKPTTNEQNPTKVHSSETSQHAMILKKATNEAHGIHLNQPQTSPFATVIKQADPTTLNALAGSKTDRRSSGKESDDHVLKSMSFDASRISPGAGVGSTGNASSFLAANNAPKPAFSVATKKGDPAHEAIVRNEIRRKDNLQTDGVSPSVSNETSRANGTSMIKDNDGAAATGTKLQQPSSISEATLLSESNSHCLNLCDKRSNSYSAVRASSGKQSPKSLKMSIQTYFMSFNERVDMDETSSCAALNESIELSVAAEVEIETSKPKESTGEASKKPKVSTAEAVRERLERKRICTNVQKAALPSVLPMVSIYPKRKLSIDSVASVADKRQKLETAAPAHETKPSCETSPKLSSTYFSPITLSITSALDSIPSKLKSPDVKHSVWDSTLMTPMVVVHSPAKPSQDTGSQHVPNYYSSGPSDSSIQTIMESLFLTPIKNEAPDSVSPPSMAAVRNSDDGNPPQSLTATNYGLGEISSTPLSSKPLARFCPDDDHTTYRVLHKVTARQADETNSTIARLEGKGSSDPASAGPRGNVPRSAGTRKPALQKSSKHAQLRSDKHSEHRVKAASHSDLKKPLQSLGKRLHTSPRNRCARSQRNENNNYHQSSVMRTDKTPNVVPNSVCDKKSANDTVPVQQQPNDASSSASISKMLAATEVVNSALVYDHHQANEKVKPFKQSSTQQRQKSVTNVEPVEKSNRWRNAPSSSKCLTEELPSVSAPSASNSTTVIPSKTSDEIRPTQNPATTRKRSRKQMNADDEKRHGSTKKQSVESYSKQMKVGKKALCDNENTQPVAIRNCVEPIPQKTDPPRLAPTSKLALVIDEHTVERLNPQPLSAQPVERNCAESVPCSSRSIEEPPKADLHRMVDTSIVVPCNRENNMERLSPQTNAEQLPATANTASAADAQVRGKGEVTSTCVVSNVTLNLSLADNTSNIHSNVRKSVAPPVQHLREMRIVKESPSLMRIFIVRK; the protein is encoded by the exons ATGTCGGAAGACTTTGATATATATGCGGACCTCGACCACATCGAGAAGGAGGCTCGACAG GAGAGTCATGAGCTTCTGACTCTACGACAACATATAAAAGAACTCGAAGAAAGAGTGCAAGCGGCAGAACAAGAGAAAACAGACATCGTTAggaagaataaaatattgcttgAAAATGTGTCATCGCTGCTTCTGACTGCCAAAGCTGAGATCCAACGGAAGGATGCAACGATTAGTGAGTTAAGAAAACAGTGCGATGATGCCGTGTTTCGGCGAAAATTTCATACTGCCAAAAGTGCTAGCTGTGAAACGAGGTTCACTCAAACACCGCCAACACTCTCCGTTGAATGCTGCGAGCGTTTGCAAAGCAAATGTATTATTGATGACGGTAGAGACTCGAGCCGCAACCGGGATCGTGAGCATGATCGGGTGCGCACAAGCAAAGTTGTTCCCGAACGGGATCGAAGCCACGGTCGAGATAGAACGAGCGATAGAGACAAAGAGCGACACCGGGACCAGGGCTGGAATTGCGACCGCGAGCTGGATCGATATCGCGACCGTGATCAGGAAAGAAATCGTCATCGTGATCGTGACCGATGCCACGATGGTGACAGAGAGCGTGATCGCGAAAGGTACCGTGAGCGGCATCGCAAAAGCCTCTATGACCGTCACCACAGTCCCAAGGAACGGCGTAGCAGCGAGCGAAGTCGTTTTAAAGAAACGCATAGCGAGCGAAGTCGTGAGACTAAAGAGCCAAATCCCCACGAAGCTCGTACGCGGGATAAGGAACGAAGATCTTGTGAGAAGCCCGCGCCTTACCGTCATGGACGAATTGAAGATGACGATCGCTATAGGAGCAATCCTAGACTTTCTGATGTTAAACAAGGTTGTCTGGATATTGACCGCCGAACACCAGAATTTCATGATGGTATAAAGCATGACAAGCTGACAAATGCAGGTTTAAATCATGCAGCTGAACAGATGCAAGGAAAAAGCACAGATATCAAATTGCAAGGGATTGCTTCGAACGAAGTGGAGCAACCGAGCACATCAAAAGGACTATTTCGTCGGATCTCTAGAGATCAGAACAAATCAACGTTAACAGTGGATACTAACAGTAAGGCAAGTGGCATTCAAGTATCGGATGATAGTAGGAAGCAAACTAGTGAAGGCGCTAATTCAACCGCTAATACCAATAAGCTGGATAAAAAGAAAGATAAGCACATCAAATCatcgagaaaaaaatcaaaatttgagCCTGCCGACGATGTGCAGAGCGGTGCTGGTAAGGAAGAGCGACGAAATGAGCTTTGCCAGCtgaaaccaacaacaaacgaGCAAAATCCAACAACACTAACCTGTGAACGGAAAGTGGATAGGTCGAAATCTTCCCAGGATGACACAATTCCAAAGCACTGTATGGATAAGGGTCATCAACCACAAGAATCGACATCTtcgacagcaaacaaacacgcaGAGCCAACCGCTCTTA TTTCAGCTACAGATGCATTAGTTGGAAGCAAAACTGATCAGCGTAGTTCAGCAAAGGAGAGTGACGACCTTGTTCTAAAATCTACGAGCTTGGATAAAGCTTGTAGCTCCAGTGCAGAGGCTAGTGCTGAAGATGCATGTGGAACGCTAGTCGATCTGAAACGCGACAAAGGTGAAGCGAGGAGTAACAAGGATATTCATTTAAATGCTGCAACCAATCACGGTCAAGATGACAATATCAACGCGTTGGATGACAAGAAAGCCAAGCACAACAAATcatcgaaaagaaaatcaaaatttgaaCCTGCCGACGATGTGCAGTGCGGTGCTGGTAAGGAAGAGCAACGAAATGAGCTTTGCCAACttaaaccaacaacaaacgaGCAAAATCCAACAAAGGTGCACAGTTCAGAAACTTCACAGCATGCCATGATTCTAAAAAAAGCTACGAATGAGGCACATGGAATCCACCTGAATCAACCACAAACATCACCATTCGCAACAGTAATCAAGCAAGCAGACCCAACAACCCTTA ATGCATTAGCTGGAAGCAAAACTGATCGGCGTAGTTCAGGTAAGGAGAGTGACGACCATGTTCTAAAATCTATGAGCTTCGATGCAAGCCGTATTAGTCCTGGTGCAGGGGTTGGTAGTACTGGCAATGCAAGCAGCTTTCTTGCCGCAAATAATGCACCAAAACCGGCATTTTCGGTAGCAACCAAAAAAGGAGATCCGGCACATGAAGCAATCGTTCGTAATGAAATACGCCGTAAGGATAATCTACAGACGGACGGTGTGTCACCATCAGTTTCTAATGAAACATCCCGTGCGAACGGTACGTCAATGATAAAAGATAATGATGGTGCTGCGGCTACAGGCACCAAGCTGCAGCAGCCATCATCAATTTCTGAAGCAACTTTGTTAAGTGAAAGCAATTCGCATTGCCTGAACTTGTGCGATAAACGTTCTAACAGCTATTCTGCCGTACGGGCGAGCAGCGGGAAACAATCACCGAAATCTTTGAAAATGTCAATTCAAACCTACTTTATGAGTTTTAATGAGCGGGTCGACATGGATGAAACGAGCTCCTGTGCGGCATTGAACGAATCGATAGAATTGAGCGTAGCTGCCGAGGTTGAAATTGAAACCAGTAAACCGAAAGAGAGTACGGGCGAGGCGAGCAAGAAACCTAAAGTATCCACTGCAGAGGCCGTCCGTGAAAGATTGGAAAGGAAGAGGATCTGTACCAATGTACAAAAAGCAGCACTGCCCAGCGTATTACCGATGGTTAGCATTTATCCCAAGAGAAAATTGTCAATCGATAGCGTGGCAAGCGTAGCGGACAAGAGGCAAAAGTTAGAAACTGCAGCACCGGCGCATGAGACTAAGCCATCCTGCGAGACATCTCCTAAACTTTCATCAACGTACTTTTCACCAATTACTTTGTCGATAACTTCTGCCCTTGACAGTATTCCGAGTAAGTTAAAGTCCCCGGACGTTAAACACAGTGTTTGGGATAGTACGCTCATGACACCGATGGTAGTAGTACACTCGCCGGCCAAGCCATCGCAGGACACAGGCAGCCAACATGTGCCGAATTATTACTCCTCCGGTCCTTCGGACTCATCGATACAAACTATTATGGAATCACTGTTTCTAACGCCCATTAAGAATGAAGCGCCGGACAGCGTATCACCCCCGAGCATGGCGGCTGTGCGGAACAGCGATGATGGGAACCCCCCACAAAGCTTAACAGCAACAAATTACGGACTGGGTGAAATAAGCTCAACTCCGCTAAGCAGTAAACCATTGGCACGTTTTTGTCCCGATGATGATCATACCACTTATCGTGTTTTGCACAAGGTAACTGCAAGGCAAGCAGACGAAACGAACAGCACGATAGCAAGATTAGAAGGGAAAGGGTCCAGTGATCCAGCAAGCGCTGGACCACGAGGGAACGTACCGAGATCAGCTGGGACACGAAAACCGGCGCTTCAGAAATCCTCCAAGCATGCACAATTAAGGTCAGACAAACATTCAGAGCACAGGGTCAAAGCCGCAAGTCATTCAGATCTGAAGAAACCGTTGCAAAGTCTAGGGAAAAGGCTACATACTTCACCGAGAAACCGATGTGCTAGAAGCCAGCGTAATGAGAATAACAACTACCACCAATCATCCGTTATGCGAACGGATAAGACGCCGAACGTTGTACCAAATAGTGTTTGTGATAAAAAATCTGCAAATGATACCGTTCccgtacagcagcagccaaacgATGCTTCTAGCTCCGCAagcatttcaaaaatgttggCAGCGACCGAAGTCGTTAACTCTGCGTTAGTGTATGATCATCATCAGGCCAACGAAAAGGTAAAACCGTTCAAACAATCAAGTACCCAGCAGCGTCAGAAGTCGGTGACAAATGTTGAGCCAGTTGAAAAATCGAACAGGTGGAGAAATGCCCCAAGTTCTAGCAAATGCTTAACGGAAGAGCTGCCGAGCGTTTCCGCGCCATCAGCAAGCAATTCCACCACGGTTATTCCTAGCAAAACTTCAGACGAAATCAGGCCTACGCAAAACCCAGCCACCACACGCAAACGGTCTCGAAAGCAGATGAACGCGGATGATGAGAAACGGCATGGTTCAACTAAAAAACAATCGGTTGAATCATACTCGAAACAAATGAAAGTTGGTAAAAAAGCATTGTGTGATAATGAAAATACGCAACCGGTGGCAATACGCAATTGTGTAGAACCGATACCGCAAAAAACTGATCCACCGCGTTTGGCACCAACATCGAAGTTAGCACTGGTCATTGACGAACATACTGTGGAGAGGCTAAATCCGCAACCCTTATCGGCCCAACCAGTGGAGCGCAACTGTGCAGAGTCCGTACCGTGTTCCTCGAGAAGCATCGAAGAACCGCCAAAAGCTGACCTCCATCGTATGGTAGACACGTCGATCGTAGTACCGTGCAATAGAGAAAATAATATGGAAAGGCTTAGTCCGCAAACTAATGCGGAACAGTTACCAGCGACAGCGAATACCGCCTCTGCAGCGGATGCTCAAGTTCGGGGCAAAGGTGAAGTAACTTCGACATGCGTAGTAAGCAATGTTACCCTTAACCTGTCCCTGGCCGATAACACGTCAAACATTCACAGCAACGTTCGGAAAAGTGTAGCTCCTCCGGTGCAACATTTACGAGAAATGCGAATAGTGAAGGAAAGCCCATCGTTGATGCGAATTTTTATAGTGCGCAAATAA